ACGAACGGCCGGAACTAGTGCATCCAACATTGTCCTGTCGCCGGGTTGACACATACCGTATGCCTCAACGGCCGCCACACCACGGCGTAGACCGTCTACCCACATGGCCGGTCCGAGGGTTGTACGGCATGAGTGCTTGGTAAATGCCAGTGAGAATGACCGGAACAAGACGGACAATAGCGTGCCCAAAGTGCCGGCCACGCGGGTCTCAAGCAGCCGGCCTATCGAGCGAAATGTGTCTGCGGGGCTGGCCACGTTCACGTGGCCCTCAGTCACGGCCACCTTCACCGCATCCGCACCACGGCGCCAGTTGCTGCCACAGTCGCCGTCGTCTGTCTCGTCCATTGTGTTCATCCGGCCCTCCGCCTGGATAATCCGATCGCACACGTGAACTatacacagaataataataatcatcaaatGTCAAAAATAGACTTGATCGTGACCTATATATAACAGAAAATGCTGCGTGGAATggaaatatagtattttattataagtgatcagttgaattttaatttatatgaactcgaacttaatttttttgaaattaatgtgATACTAACTTCTTAAAActattgaacaataatatttacttttaactcATTGATAACTATCGAGATGTTCAAATTCAAACTCATTTCCCCCAAATCAACAGATTGAACTTTGAGATTTAAAAGTTCGAGAGATCATAGAGTCCGGAGACCCAtgcctaaattattataatatcataatattatagtatgatattGCATACTTATAACGTCTGTTACGAACGGCACTTGGTCTTCGGACACGGTCGTACTCGGCGGAacatcgtcgtcatcgtcgtcttcGTCATGGTCGTAGTCCTTGCCGCCGCGGTCGCGGTCGTTTCCACCCGTTAGGAGGTCGCAGGGGCAGTGGCGGTGGCGCCGGACATATTCGGGTTTGGGATGCTGGGCCAGGTCGAGACATCCATCCAGGCCTGAAAACGACCAACCGGAAGCGGATACCGGATGGTCTAGACAAGCTAACAGTGAGTAGCAAAGGCCATCGTACACACGGCCGTCGGCGGCAGCCGAACCTCGGGCCGCGGCGCCAATGTCCATCAGGGTCACGGAGAAACCGTCGTCTATGTCGCTGGACGACGGTAACATCCGGCCGGTGTACCAGCGGTGTACCGCGCGGGCGCCAGTGGCCGCGCCGAGAAGACGGGTAATCTCGGCCACGATGGCCATGAACCGCGCGTCTGACATGCCACCCATGTTGTTGACCATGACCACGATGTCGGCATCCCGCCAACGTCGCATGATGTGCTGGTCATCGTTTGTCAGTAGGTTCAGCGTGACAGACACCATCGCCGTGAGATCCATCGTCCGCACGGTTCTGATCTCGTTCCTGCCGTTTGCGTCTGTGCCCAGAAACAGCATATTTCCTTCACTCCTGCCCAAATCGTCAGACTTATGAATTTTGACTTACACTTGTTTGTGTGGTGTGTaggtggttataatattatatcgacgtcATAGGCggaaatagcgtttgagatttagggggctaatagggctaatatgGCCTTACTTTGAtgatattgaataagcttaaaacaaatgtaggaaatgtttgggagggctatggacatttttaggagggcttagcccctaaagcacCTCCTCCCCCTATTTGCGCATATGATCGATGTGGAGACAAATTTGTAACCGCACAGGTTAT
This is a stretch of genomic DNA from Acyrthosiphon pisum isolate AL4f chromosome A3, pea_aphid_22Mar2018_4r6ur, whole genome shotgun sequence. It encodes these proteins:
- the LOC115034394 gene encoding putative 3,4-dihydroxy-2-butanone kinase, with translation MDETDDGDCGSNWRRGADAVKVAVTEGHVNVASPADTFRSIGRLLETRVAGTLGTLLSVLFRSFSLAFTKHSCRTTLGPAMWVDGLRRGVAAVEAYGMCQPGDRTMLDALVPAVRGMEDVLCKSKNPVCPFE